TGATGGAACTCCCGAATGTCCAGGCCTAGCGTTAAACGAACTATATAACTTGATTAACGACGTTAAACAAGTTGTATGACCTTACATAATTGCAGCCtaagaaaatgtaaaaagacAAGATAATGCAtagaattaatttatatagtttttatcaaaaaaaaaactaatttatatagttCACGTGAATGTTATCACGAACGAAAAATCTATTTTCTTCTACGGAAGGTGTCACCAAACTGACAGTAAATGATCAGGATACTACTGTACTATATATCACTTCGTTTGTCATTGCTGTCGGTGGTAGAAAAAGTTGAAATGTATTACATATATTGGCTCGAAAAATCACATGTGGATTAGTTTCCGAAAGGAAAACTCATGTTTAACATGTTTGATTATTGGTTAACTCATGTTTAtatctattaatataaatgttggAGCTCCTAATGTAATAAAGAACCCAAACCTTTTAATGAATCCGTGTATCTAAATatcaaaaagtaaaaacaaagtGCTTTTTATGAAaagttgaaaataaaaatctcaTAATTAATCAAAAGTCTTATACACAAATGTATAATCTATCCAACCTTTACTATCTTCAGACACATCCAAACAGAATCCAAGATTACAATACAATCATCGAATGACTGTTTGACACGTGTCAAAAGTACCATCACTGTCAGCTTTCCTTTTCCCTCCACCTACATACTTTCTCGAGTGAGAGAGAAAAaggagaacagagaaagagTTAATCAAGAGTGAGAAAGAAACAAagttgaagagagagagagagagatcggagATGTGTAGTTTAACCAGTCCGGCCGGCGAAGTTAATCAGAGCAAGAGAAGATCGAAGAGGATCAAGAAGAGGAAACAGATGGAATCAACTTCCATGGACAAGTCTCCTTCGAATCTCGAAACGTCTCGTAGGCAGATCAGGAGGAAAACGAAAAGACCCAAGTTTCTGAGTCTCAAGCTCGAACTCGGCACCTCTCACGAGATCGAAGAGAGTCGTGGAACCACaaagagcaagaagaagaagaagaagaaacaaaaacagagcaAGACTAAAGGAGTTGATACGACAGCGtttaaggagaagaagagagcgGAGACTGTGGgaggagagaaagaagaagagcatTACGACAACGTTGCAGCTTACCTCTTCAGCTCCGCCACCGACAGCTCAATGTCCTCGATCCAAGATCTCCTCCCTTCCTCCGCCGTCCACGTGGATCGCGGCGGAGGAAGGAATCTGCCTCCGTACGACCGTCAAGAGCACGGCGggtcgtcttcttcttcgctgTTAAAGACGGCGATGAGGAAAGGAGCGAGCAAGGAAGAGGAGACGACGGAGGAGCGGTGGGTGAGTTATTCGGAGGTTGTGGAGGAGGTGATGAGCCGGAGCGGAACTCCACGGTGTTGCGTCGGAGATGGAAAAGATGGACGGCGTTCGCTGGCTCTGAAGCTTGATTATGAGCAGATCATGGAGGCTTGGTCGGATAAAGGTACTCTTTATGTCGACGGAGAACCGCCGCAGACGGTTCCGGACTTGCATGGTTCAGCTGATGTACGTAAATATCTATCTCTACTTTTtgtcattttatatattttaatcaatgtTTAAAGTACCTAATTAAGTATTTAAGTtgacatatattaatatatataaccgGTGAAAATTTTAATGAGGTCACGAGTGTTCTGTCTTGAAATTGAAACTGTAATGATGCCTGACTAAATTATTAGCTTTGACTATACATAAATAAGAACTTTTTAATTGATAAGAAATCATTTGTGAAATCATGAAAGCCTATGGAGGTTATCAAATCATACGCTATAGTACTATTGGCAAATGTACGAAGAAAACTATTTAACATTTTGTTTTGAACTTATAATCCCTATTAATAAAGCTGGGTTAACAAGATTTGATACTAAGCAAGTGTGATTTGATGGTGATTTAGGTGTTTAATGGCGGCGGAGACTCGGGGAGTTTATGGACGGTGCCTGAGATGGAGACGACGGAGAGATTATGGAGAGGGCATAGAGAAGCGAGCTTGCTCCGGTATAAGGAGAAACGACAAAACCGTCTTTTCTCTAAGCGGATTCGATACGAAGTTCGTAAACTCAACGCTGAGAAACGTCCTCGTGTTAAGGTAACGTTCTATTGTTATCTTTTGTATGCTACTGGATGTTGATTTGGGTTATGAACATTAAAGACGATGGCTACAGTGTTAGGAAACATTAACTGATTGAACTCATCGAGAACTAGCAGTGTTTGATTTTGATGCATGGAACTGCTGCTGGTTCTAATTAGTCATTGGTTTTGGTTTATCTCTTTTCAGGGCCGGTTTGTGAAGAGAGACGATTAGTAAAACCCACTAAGAACTGGTGGTTTAGACTTGTGGTTTGTGGACATACTAGTCTATTGAAATAACCAAGAGGCGGAACCGGAGTAGACCGAGACATGAAAGGTGTTGGTCTGTATAGGGGTCTCGACCAGCTCGGTTATGCAAAACTTTCGGTTTGTTTGCAGCTCTATTATTGGAAAATTTAACTAATTTGTACCAAATCATCtgaacaaataataataacgaAAGTGGATATCAACCACGCATCatatttcttgttttatttcttCAGCATGTAagaaaactaattgaaagtatggAATTCTCTGAAAACTTTgacaaatatattacatgtaaacatattagttttaaaaattcgAGGAGATGACATACAGAATTTATATATGCATATGACAATCCTATCAAGTTATTATTCTTGGCTGATTTTATGTTTACCGAGAAGTTAACAAACAACAATTTGCCaaatttgtttagttgtttaTACGATTATAGTGGGACAAGAAGTGGATATGTTGTTAAGATAAATAAGCCTTTTCTCTTTGAAGGCATGACCTTCTAACAAAaacactttatctttttttttctgtaacaccAACCATGTGTGGATATTCACCATTGAACAATAGCCGTTGTTGTTTTGGCTCTAAACCCGTAAGCAATGATAGTACCATTTTTAGTTCACCCGTAAATCCGCAAGTATAAATTAGTTTTGACATCACaaatttttgtatgattttagACCTTTACACAAAACATAAATTTGACATGATCTTCCCCAATTGATATCCGACTATGCTGAGAAAAGTAGGGTGAAGACCACACTAGAAGCAGAAATTCAGGCTCTCATCATCGTGATGTTAGATTAACAAGCAAAAGTTCATGCTCTCATCATCGTGATGTTATGTTAAATTAACATGATTAAGTTGTATATCTTTAACATAAAATCAAACAATACATGTATGTGATCAACATCAGGTATTTGATTATTAATGGCCAAGGTGGTATGAAATAGCAACATGTTGAAATAGCTAGAAAAAGGTACTTGATATACGCTGAACCCACTTCTCATTTAACAAAAATGATCCACCAATATATGGTCACTCATCATAatcatacataaaatatataatatgtaacatttttttatgaaagCAATAATGTGTCTTTGTGAatcattttaaacatttattatttatataactatgtGCATAGGCAGACATGTTTACTAGACTTTTAGTAAAGAACATATAACATTTGTTTGTACCCAATTTAAAGTATGGTGTTCAATGTAATTGTGTTCTGCAACacttcaaattatataattttagttgACAAAATTTGTTAATGGAAAACTATAAAAAGATTCTTCACAAATATTAGATAAATACTTAATATCAATTTCGTTTTAacaattaacatttttttgggAAACACCATCAACAAAAAGAAAGTTGAGAAAACAGTACaccatatttttttgtaatctcAATTACAACTATATAATATAGGGCATCTATAACTAGCAATAACATACCCAAAATAATTGTGTCGAACTCTCTAATAACAACCATCACTCCAATGGAGAGCATGCCGACAACTATGTTGCGGGATGCTACATTGTAGCTCTGGTAGTGGAACATGTATTGGCTTTGAATATCCACTAATCCACACAACAATCGCTAGAGTAACGATCGAGTCTAAAGGTAGTGACCAATACCCGGTTTACTCTAGTCCAAGTGTTCACGGCACGATTGGTCGTCCACATTCCGAATGCTATGCATCCGGTCAAGACTGCATACATGTCGAGACCGGACAGCACAACAACAGGGAAGGGTGTCCCCAATGTCCGGAACGTCGGGGAAACCACAATAGCCGCCACACCGAAACATGCCATGGCTGAACAAACGAGCGGTGAAGTAGGTGCATCGCCTGTCTTCCTAGGTGTTCATGGCACGATCGGTCGACCAAGTTCAAATGTGATACATCCAGTCATAACCGGATACATGCATAGACCACAAATCACAAAACTAACACTAATTGGCCGAAATCACTGTCACAAACTAGTATAAGTATGATTACATTTTTAAGTAGCAAAAGAAATAATCATACCCAACGAATAATACTTGAGCAAATATATTTGATACTAATTGCGATAAGGATCTGAATCTGGATGGTTTACCAAGTAGCTTTGCCAAAAATCTTGATTTGTAATGCacaaaatattactaaattGGTGAAAAAATTGTGCCATttaaacaaagttttttttctttgtaacacAAACAAAGTTAAACTTAAATGGCACAATTTTTTCACCaatttagtaatattttgtGCATTACAAATCAAGATTAAACTTATAGTTCCTAAAAAGGATCCATAACACTATAGTTGAACTCATACATTTTACCTTTGTAACATGATTTACAAAATTATCTCCAAACTGTTATGACTGAAGGTAGCCATTTCAAACTTGATTTTGGATACTAAATTTACTTTTGTGGTTAAACATTtaatcataaataaaattactagcttaagattttttcatgatttctaAAATACAGCTAACTGTAAATCTATAAAgctaataaaattgatattatcAAAAATTATGATGAATTGGAATTTATTAGAGCCATGATGACAAGATGGATTTTGCGATGAGATGAATTAACTTTCTCATGTGTTGTTTTACTTCAGTTTCTTACCGACATATTCTGAATGGTGAACCAATAAGAAAGAATAACTCGATAAGCCTAGTTATATTTGAAGACTCAAAACGAAGGGCTTAAGCTCTCTTCTAAGTCGTACGATCAGGTTGTTAGATCTGCAGAGAGTTATGGAGCCACCATCGATCTTAATCTGTTGGGCCCTCATCCACCAGACCAAGAGGAGAGAGCGTAAAAATATGTACAAGATAATGGTAGATGATAGAAACATATTTTGTGGTTTAGTGTAATCAACATTATAGAAGACGGAAGATGCATGCTGTAACACTCTTAGCACTGTACGATAgtgagttcttctttttttttgataagtatttGAATTTTCATTAACTTGTTAATGACACAAGGAGATTACAGGTTTTTTGAAGAACTCAAATCCTATAAATCTAATAGGCTAATTAAAGCACAAATGCTAAAGAGAGCCACAAAAAAGGTAAAACGACTCTGTAGAACAACAAATCATTTTAGATGTACGGTTATTACAAATAGCCACGGAAACACTCTAACTGGCTCAGAGTGTTTGATCCTCCTTTGTTCCCGCTTGTTTTCATTTTAATCAAAAGCACTTACTTAACCATCCACTAACACTTATCTCCCATCACTCTCTCCCACTATCTCTCTTCTCGTAACCAACCCGACTCTTTGTCTTATAAAAATCCTAATTTATTAACCCTAGAACCAGATTCACTCCATTGTTGTTTACTCTCGGGAtaagaaagttaaaaaaaaaagagatgtttCTTTGGCTAGTAATTGTCTTAATGGTTTCTGGTTCAGTCTCTTCAAATGAATACAAACTCCATTGGGTTATTCCTCCTGCAAATGTTTCAACAAGTCTTAACGATTGGGCTTCCAGTCAACGGTTCCAAGTTGGAGACACCATTCGTAAGCATATCctaaactttttaaaagttTCAATCTCTTTACacatcaaatttgttttttttttccttgtttggTGTTATGGGGTCAAAAGGATTCAAGTACAAGAAAGATTCGGTGATGCAAGTGACAAAGGAGGGTTATATGCAATGCAATTCGTCGCACCCAAGATTCTACTCGAATACGGGCAAGACCCGGTTCATGTTTGATCACTCAGTTCCTTACTATTTCATAAGTGGAACGTCTGGTCACTGTGAAAAAGGTCAGAAAATGATCGTCGAGGTCATGACTCACGACCGTACCACCACATCCGTAGCTCCTACGCCTGCAATTGCCGTTTGGTTGTGTTTCTTCAGCTTCACGTTATCTCTTGTAGCTTAGTGTCagtgttagatttaggttcaaATTAGCTTGTTTATGTTTGCTGCTTCTATGGTAATTTcgtattcttttaaaaaaaaaattagagctCATATATTTGCTAGTtgtatagttttatataaacttttatttGTGAGTCTAGTctctcttttcttaatatacCTAGTGGAGATTGTTTGACATTAAGAAAACACATAGATTTGTTTTTCATTCCATACCACTGTTTTCATAATTAccatttaaataaacaaataacacttaaaatttcttttaaaatatacacttAAATGTGACATagcttccaattttttttaatgttttagaccatctctaatggtttattcttctttttttagagtaactttataatagagttggatgttgctccaatggtactagagtgatgaataaaaaataaaaaaattagtaaaaagtAATTTTACACTACtatagagtagaaaatagagtaccattggagtatttttactctaaactctattttagaagagAAAAATAGAGTGGGGTTTGAGATACCTTTActattattacaaaaaaattattcgtttacacacggagtttaattaattaatcgcACTCAGTTTTAAAGAAAACTATAATAACATAATCATAGTAATTAATTCAATAATTGCAAAATTCCAAACACTTGACGGAAGCAACATTGTCGTCATTGTCTTTTATCCCAACAACTATGATCACCATGATCTAAAAGTGTAAACAGATATTTTATTCTTGATTATTTTGGTCCGAAATCAAATAttcttaagaaaatattattagttatcGAAAT
Above is a window of Brassica napus cultivar Da-Ae chromosome A10, Da-Ae, whole genome shotgun sequence DNA encoding:
- the LOC106418445 gene encoding uncharacterized protein LOC106418445, yielding MCSLTSPAGEVNQSKRRSKRIKKRKQMESTSMDKSPSNLETSRRQIRRKTKRPKFLSLKLELGTSHEIEESRGTTKSKKKKKKKQKQSKTKGVDTTAFKEKKRAETVGGEKEEEHYDNVAAYLFSSATDSSMSSIQDLLPSSAVHVDRGGGRNLPPYDRQEHGGSSSSSLLKTAMRKGASKEEETTEERWVSYSEVVEEVMSRSGTPRCCVGDGKDGRRSLALKLDYEQIMEAWSDKGTLYVDGEPPQTVPDLHGSADVFNGGGDSGSLWTVPEMETTERLWRGHREASLLRYKEKRQNRLFSKRIRYEVRKLNAEKRPRVKGRFVKRDD
- the LOC106370525 gene encoding early nodulin-like protein 1, coding for MFLWLVIVLMVSGSVSSNEYKLHWVIPPANVSTSLNDWASSQRFQVGDTIRFKYKKDSVMQVTKEGYMQCNSSHPRFYSNTGKTRFMFDHSVPYYFISGTSGHCEKGQKMIVEVMTHDRTTTSVAPTPAIAVWLCFFSFTLSLVA